CCGAAGACCGAGATCGTCCGCGTCACCGTGGCGTTCGGGATGCCGGCGAGCTGCACCTCGAGCGGGATGGTGATGTAGCGCTCGATCTCCTCGGCGGACTGGCCGGGATTCTGGGTGATGACGTCGACGAGCGGCGGCACCGGGTCCGGATAGGCCTCGATGTTGAGCTGCTGGAAGCTCGCGTAGCCGATCCCGAGCGTCGCCAGGAACAGCAGCAGCACCAGCACCCGCTGGCGCAGGGCGAAGTCGATCAGGCGGTTCATGTCGCCCCTCCCGCGGGGGTTCTCGAATCAGGGGCCGGGGGTCAGGAGGCCTTCTCGCCGGAAGCGGCCCGGTCGATGAACAGGCTGCCGCGGGTCACCACGCGCTCGCCGACCTTGAGGCCGTCGACGACCTGCACGAGGCCGCCGCCGGTGAGGCCGAGGGTGACGCCCCGCGACGCGATGGTGCCGTCCGGCCGCTCGACCCAGACCCGGGCGCGGGCGCCCTCGTAGACGATCGCCGCGGCGGGGATCGCCGGGGCGCTCTCGTCGCGCCCGGTCAGGATCGTGAAGGTGGCGAACATCTCGGGGCGCAGCAGGCCCTCGGCGTTGTCGATCTCGGCCCGCACCGGCAGGCGGCGGGTCGCCGGGTCGAGGGCGGCCGCCATGTAGCTGATCCGCGCCTTGAACACCCGGTCGGGAAAGCCGATGACGCTCGCCTCGAGCTCCTGGCCGATCTTGATCCGCGGCACCTCCGTCTCGCGCACGTTGGCGACGAGCCACACGGTCGAGAGGTCGCCGATGACGAAGGCGGGGTCGCTGCCCGAGCCGAGATACTGGCCGAGGCCCACCTTGCGCTGCACGATGGTGCCGGCGATCGGCGCGCGGATCTCGGTCTCCGGGCTCATCGCGCCGCTCCGCGCGAAGGCGTCGATCTCCTGGTCCGACTTGCCCAGCAGGCGCAGGCGGTTGCGCACCGCCTGGAGGGCGGCCTCGGCCGAGCGCTGGTCGCTCTGCGCCGCGATCACGTCGTTCTGGGCCTGCTGCCAGTCCTTCAGCGCCACCGCCTTGGCCTGGAACAGCTCCTGGAGCCGGGCCGCCACGGTCTGGTTGAGCTTGAGCAGGGCGGAGTTCTTGGCAAGCGAATTCTGCGCCGCCTGATAGTCGTTGAGGGCGGAGACCATGTCGGCGGCCTCCAGGGTGAACAGCACCTGGTTGGCCTTCACGCGGTCGCCCGCGCGCACCATCACCTTGGTCACCCGGCCCGCATAGGGCGAGTAGACCGGGACGTTGTCGTCCTCGTTGACGCCGATCCGCCCCTCCGCGAAGCCCTCGGGCCGGAACTCCCGGGCCTGCACGGTCTCGATGCCGAAGCTCGCGAGCTGCTGCCTGGTCGGCCGGAAGACAGGCGCCACCGCGGTCTCGCCCGGCTCCGGCGCCTGACCCGAGGTTCCCTGGCCCTCCACCCCCTCGCGCTGCACCAGTAGGCCGGCGAGGCGCTCGCGCACGGGCGAGAGGGCGGGCACGAGCCACAGCGCCAGGCCGCCGCCGGCCAGGAGCAGGATCGTCACGGCCCAGCCGAGGCCGCGCCGCCGCCGCGCCGGCGCCCGGGTGGTCAGGGACTCCTTGGTCAGGGGATTGCTGGTGTCCATCGCGCGCCGACCATTCGTCGGGGGGCGGCCGAGGTCCGGGACGCTCCCGGCGACGGGCCCCGGCGACGGGGCGCGTCCGAGCAGTCCCAGGCCGGCCGAACGGCCCCCGTCTGTGCCTCGATACCGGTATCCACCGGCGTCCTGCCGTCTCCTTACGTCAATTCCATGACAGGGACGGACGACGAGGCAGGTTCCGGGCCGCGGCGCCGCACCTCGCGGGCGGCGCCCCGTGGCCGTCTCTTGGCGAGCAAACCGAACCCAAGTCAAGGACGCCCGGACGCCCATCCACCCGCCGCGGGGGCCCGCGGTCGAGGCCTGCCGGAAGAGCCGATCCCGGCGGGAAAACCCTGTATTTGTCGTATCTTGCCGCCGCTGAAAAATTCTTTTCGACGGCAGGGATTAAGCCGTCAGGACGAGTCCGGACGGGACTGTTAGATCGTGAGGCATCGGCCCGGCGCCTTGACCCAAGGGACGGCGTGGCCGAGTTTCCAGGGTCCGGCGCGGTGCCCGCGCGCGAGAGCCCCGATGACCCGAATGTCCGTCCGCGACCCGATCCTCCACAGCACGCCGATCGCCGAACTGCGTCCGACCCAGATGACGGTCGGGTACCGGGAGGTCGCGGCCAAGCGCGAGCGCTGGCGCGAGATCGACGACAAGGACCGGGAAGCGTTCCTCGGCTCGCACATGATCCCGGTCCTGCTCGGGCCCAAGAAGCGCCGCTACGTCATCGACCACCACCACCTCGCCCGCGCCCTCCAGGAGGAGGGCGTCGAGAGCGTGTTCACCACCGTGGTGGCCGATCTGCATCACCTCGAGAAGGACGCGTTCTGGGTCGTGGCCGATCACCGCGCCTGGGTCCACCCCTACGATGCCGACGGCCTGCGCCGGGACCCCGGCGACCTGCCCAAGCGCATCGAGGACCTGGCCGACGATCCCTTCCGCAGCCTCGCCGGCGAGTTGCGCCGCGCCGGGGGCTTCGCCAAGGACACGACGCCGTTCAGCGAGTTCCTGTGGGCCGACTTCCTGCGCCGGCGCATCAAGCGCAAGGACGTGACGCAGGACTTCTCCGACGCGATGGAGGAGGCGATGGCGCTCGCCCGCTCCAAGCACGCGGTGTACCTGCCGGGCTGGTGCGGGCCGCACGGGGATTGAACGCCGAGCTTGAGGCAGGGCCGTCTCACGAGTGATCGCGCGCCGATCGCAGCGCTGTCCCGGTCCGGGGAAGCCGGTTGCCGGGCGGTGCTGACAAGGTCATCCGCGGGGCCAGCTCTCGTCTCATGTCACGCGAATTCGCAGGTCGATACCGTGGGGAGGTGCCGAGGTCGGGTTTCCGGCGACCTTGACATCGTCGTACTGACCGCCCCGGCCATCGGCGACGACGGCGCATCGATTCCGGCCGGCACCGAGGGGACCATCGTTTCCGTGGACGACCCGGGTGCGATGTCCGTCGTGGAGTTCGCAGAGCCGGACGGAACGTTCGCGACTGTCGAGCCTCATGACATTCGCCTCGCCGAGAACATCGGGCGCTGATCGCGGCGCGGGCCCCATAGCCTGGGCGATCGATGGTCGAAAGATTTCGGAGTACTTGCCGAATCTCGCGCATCCCTATGGCGGTCCAAAGGCGAAGTACCTGATGCGCTTCGGCTTCAGGCCTGAAGAACCCGGTATCCCGGCAATAGCGAATGCAGGGAGGTCTCCTCCCACCCCTCGCTCCGGGAACCCCGATCCCCTCCCATCAAGTTTATTTG
The sequence above is drawn from the Methylobacterium terrae genome and encodes:
- a CDS encoding efflux RND transporter periplasmic adaptor subunit, with amino-acid sequence MDTSNPLTKESLTTRAPARRRRGLGWAVTILLLAGGGLALWLVPALSPVRERLAGLLVQREGVEGQGTSGQAPEPGETAVAPVFRPTRQQLASFGIETVQAREFRPEGFAEGRIGVNEDDNVPVYSPYAGRVTKVMVRAGDRVKANQVLFTLEAADMVSALNDYQAAQNSLAKNSALLKLNQTVAARLQELFQAKAVALKDWQQAQNDVIAAQSDQRSAEAALQAVRNRLRLLGKSDQEIDAFARSGAMSPETEIRAPIAGTIVQRKVGLGQYLGSGSDPAFVIGDLSTVWLVANVRETEVPRIKIGQELEASVIGFPDRVFKARISYMAAALDPATRRLPVRAEIDNAEGLLRPEMFATFTILTGRDESAPAIPAAAIVYEGARARVWVERPDGTIASRGVTLGLTGGGLVQVVDGLKVGERVVTRGSLFIDRAASGEKAS
- a CDS encoding ParB-like protein, which translates into the protein MSVRDPILHSTPIAELRPTQMTVGYREVAAKRERWREIDDKDREAFLGSHMIPVLLGPKKRRYVIDHHHLARALQEEGVESVFTTVVADLHHLEKDAFWVVADHRAWVHPYDADGLRRDPGDLPKRIEDLADDPFRSLAGELRRAGGFAKDTTPFSEFLWADFLRRRIKRKDVTQDFSDAMEEAMALARSKHAVYLPGWCGPHGD